A single Antechinus flavipes isolate AdamAnt ecotype Samford, QLD, Australia chromosome 5, AdamAnt_v2, whole genome shotgun sequence DNA region contains:
- the RPL3 gene encoding 60S ribosomal protein L3, with translation MSHRKFSAPRHGSLGFLPRKRSSRHRGKVKSFPKDDPTKPIHLTAFLGYKAGMTHIVREVDRPGSKVNKKEVVEAVTIVETPPMVIVGIVGYVQTPRGLRSFKTIFAEHISDECKRRFYKNWHKSKKKAFTKYCKKWQDDDGKKQLEKDFNSMKKYCQVIRVIAHTQMRLLPLRQKKSHLMEIQVNGGSVSEKLDWAREKLEQQVPVSTVFGQDEMIDVIGVTKGKGYKGVTSRWHTKKLPRKTHRGLRKVACIGAWHPARVAFSVARAGQKGYHHRTEINKKIYKIGQGYQIKDGKLIKNNASTDYDLSDKSINPLGGFVHYGEVTNDFIMLKGCVVGTKKRVLTLRKSLLVQTKRRALEKIDLKFIDTTSKFGHGRFQTVEEKKAFMGPLKKDRVAKEEAA, from the exons ATG TCCCACAGGAAGTTCTCTGCTCCCAGGCATGGGTCTCTGGGCTTCCTGCCTCGGAAGAGAAGCAGCAGGCACCGGGGGAAGGTGAAGAGCTTCCCCAAAGATGACCCTACCAAGCCCATCCACCTGACAGCCTTCCTGGGCTATAAGGCCGGCATGACCCACATTGTTCGGGAGGTGGACAGACCTGGCTCAA AGGTTAACAAGAAGGAAGTGGTGGAGGCGGTCACCATTGTGGAGACTCCCCCCATGGTGATCGTCGGCATCGTGGGCTACGTGCAGACCCCACGAGGCCTTCGGAGCTTCAAGACCATCTTTGCTGAGCACATCAGTGATGAGTGTAAGAGGCGGTTCTACAAGAACTG GCATAAGTCCAAGAAGAAGGCCTTCACCAAGTACTGCAAGAAGTGGCAGGATGATGATGGCAAGAAGCAGCTGGAGAAAGACTTCAACAGCATGAAGAAGTACTGCCAGGTCATCCGAGTCATTGCCCACACCCAG ATGCGCCTGCTCCCCCTGAGGCAGAAGAAGTCTCACCTGATGGAAATCCAGGTGAATGGCGGCAGCGTGTCTGAGAAACTGGACTGGGCCCGTGAGAAGCTGGAGCAGCAGGTGCCCGTGTCCACTGTGTTTGGGCAAGACGAGATGATTGATGTCATTGGGGTGACCAAGGGCAAGGGCTACAAAG GTGTCACCAGCCGCTGGCACACAAAGAAGCTGCCCCGAAAAACTCACCGTGGCCTGCGCAAGGTGGCCTGTATTGGAGCTTGGCATCCTGCCCGTGTGGCCTTCTCCGTGGCTCGGGCTGGCCAGAAGGGCTACCACCATCGCACTGAGATCAACAAGAAG ATCTACAAGATTGGCCAGGGTTACCAGATCAAGGACGGCAAGCTGATCAAAAACAATGCATCCACGGACTACGATCTGTCTGACAAGAGCATCAACCCCTTG GGAGGCTTTGTCCATTATGGTGAAGTGACCAATGACTTTATCATGCTGAAAGGCTGTGTTGTTGGGACCAAGAAGCGGGTCCTCACCCTGCGAAAG TCTCTGCTGGTACAGACCAAGCGTCGCGCCCTGGAGAAGATCGACTTGAAGTTTATCGACACCACTTCCAAATTTGGCCATGGTCGGTTCCAGACTGTGGAGGAGAAGAAAGCTTTCATG GGACCACTCAAAAAAGACCGAGTTGCCAAAGAAGAAGCTGCCTGA